AATAAACTACCACTACTTTGACTAAACACAATCCGCGCATCGCTGGCGTTGACGAATTCATCATCACTAACAACTGCAAAGTCAGTCAAAGCCTGACCCACAGTATTAGTCACAGCATTGAAGGTGGTTTTACTCAAGACAATATTGTCAAGTCCCACATCAAACTGGGTGATGTAATCAACACCTAAACTGCTGGTAAACACACCATTACTTTGGAACAGATATGTATCGTTCCCGGTGCCACCTGTGAGAATATCATTACCATTACCTCCCCACAGAACGTCATCACCTCCTAACCCTTGCAGTTGGTCATTACCGTCACCGCCAATTAGGGTATTATTCAAGGTATTACCGGTGATACGGTCATTGCCTGTGCCACCTGTGACGTTTTCGATCACGTTGTTGGCAGAGAAAATGAGTTTGAGATTACTGTTAACTGTTTGTGATGTAGTCACACCCAAATTGACATTCACAGCAGCAGTAGTACCAGTAAAGTTAAGAGTATCAGTACCACCTGTGGTGGTTTCTGTAATTGTATCCGTTCCCAAGGCACTAGTAGCTACGAAAACATAGGTATCATTTCCATCCCCACCTGAGAGAATGTTATTGCCACTATTACCTTTGAGGATGTTATCTCCTGCATTCCCTGTACCGTTAATGGCTGCTGTTCCTGTTAACGTGAGGTTTTCGACGTTGGCGGGTAGGGTGGTGGTAACGGAGGCTGTGAGGGTATCGGTGAGAGTTGTGGTAACAGTTGTGGTTGTTCCCAGGCTAGCATTTGTGGGAGATGTCAGCGTCAGGGTAAAGGTTTCATTGGCTTCATTAATCGAATCATTGAGAATGGGAATATTGATGACTTGACTGGTAACACCAGGGTTGAAAGTCAAAGTTCCCGTTGTGCTGGTGTAGTCTAAACCCGCTGTAGCTGAACCGTTAGCAGTAGCATAGTTAACGGTAATAGTTTGGCTACTTGCGTTTGAAAGAGTAACGGTATAACTTGCGTTTTGAGGACTGGTGTTACCTTCAACTAGAGTCTGGCTAGCGCTGAGGTTAATTGTGGGCTGGAAGTCATTATTCAGAATGGTTCCAGTGACAGCGGTTGTCGTCCCAATGTTGTAACCTGTTCCGGTTGCTAAAGTTAAAGCAACGGTTTCATCACTTTCATATGTGGTGTCTGGTGTCGGGTCAATTGTGAGCGTTGCAGTGCTAGAACCTGCAGCAAAGGTAATTGTACCAGTTGTGGCTGTGAAACTGGCAGCACCAATTTGGGTGTAGTCGTTGTTGAAGGTCGCAGTTCCGCCTACATTATAGTTTACGGTGAGGGCATTGGCGATGAAACCGCTTCTGGTGAAGGTGTAAACTAGGTTGGTTGTGCCGTCTTCAGCTACACTACTGGGCGCGATCGCTAAAGTAACTGTGACATCATCATTGAGAATGCTTCCAGTGACAGCGGTTGTCGTCCCAATGTTGTAACCTGTTCCAGTTGCTAGAGTTAAAGCAACGGTTTCATCAGTTTCAACTGTGGTGTCTGCTGTCGGGTCAATGGTGAGCGTTGCAGTGCTAGAACCTGCAGCAAAGGTAATTGTACCAGTTGTGGCTGTGAAACTGGCAGCACCAATTTGGGTGTAGTCGCTGTTGAAGGTCGCAGTTCCGCCCACATTATAGTTGACGGTCAGAGCATTGGCGATGAAACCGCTTCTGGTGAAGGTGTAAACTAGGTTGGTTGTGCCATCTTCAGTTACACTGCTAGGCGTGACTGCTAAAGTAACGCTGGTATCATCATTGAGAATGCTTCCAGTGACAGCGGTTGTCGTCCCAATGTTGTAACCTGTTCCAGTTGCTAGAGTTAAAGCAACGGTTTCATCAGTTTCAACTGTGGTGTCTGCTGTCGGGTCAATGGTGAGCGTTGCAGTGCTAGAACCTGCAGCAAAGGTAATTGTACCAGTTGTGGTGGTGAAACTTGCAGCACCAATTTGGGTGTAGTCGTTGTTGAAGGTCGCAGTTCCGCCCACATTATAGTTGACGGTTAAGGCATTGGTTGTGACACCAGTCCGGGTGAAGGTGTAAACTAGGTTTGTTGTGCCGTCTTCAGCTACACTACTGGGCGTGACTGCTAAAGTAACGCTCGTATCATCATTGAGAATGGTTCCAGTGACAGCGGTTGTCGTCCCAATGTTGTAACCTGTTCCGGTTGCTAAAGTTAAAGCAACGGTTTCATCAGTTTCAACTGTGGTGTCTGCTGTCGGGTCAATAGTTAAAGTGGCTGTAGTTGCACCTGCAGCAAAGGTAATTGTACCAGTTGTGGCTGTGAAACTTGCAGCACCAATTTGGGTGTAGTCGTTGTTGAAGGTCGCAGTTCCGCCGACATTATAGTTGACGGTGAGGGCATTGGCGATGAAACCAGTCCGGGTGAAGGTGTAAACTAGATTGGTTGTGCCATCTTCATTTACACTGCTAGGCGCGACTGCTAAAGTAACGCTGGTATCATCATTGAGAATGCTTCCAGTGACAGCGGTTGTCGTCCCAATGTTGTAACCTGTTCCAGTTGCTAGAGTTAAAGCAACGGTTTCATCAGTTTCAACTGTGGTGTCTGCTGTCGGGTCAATGGTGAGCGTTGCAGTGCTAGAACCTGCAGCAAAGGTAATTGTACCAGTTGTGGCTGTGAAACTGGCAGCACCAATTTGGGTGTAGTCGTTGTTGAAGGTCGCAGTTCCGCCTACATTATAGTTTACGGTCAGAGCATTGGTTGTGACACCAGTCCGGGTGAAGGTGTAAACTAGATTGGTTGTGCCATTTTCAGTTACACTGCTAGGCGTGACTGCTAAAGTAACGCTGGTATCATCATTGAGAATGCTTCCAGTGACAGCGGTTGTCGTCCCAATGTTGTAACCTGTTCCAGTTGCTAGAGTTAAAGCAACGGTTTCATCAGTTTCAACTGTGGTGTCTGCTGTCGGGTCAATGGTGAGCGTTGCAGTGCTAGAACCTGCAGCAAAGGTAATTGTACCAGTTGTGGTGGTGAAACTTGCAGCACCAATTTGGGTGTAGTCGTTGTTGAAGGTCGCAGTTCCGCCCACATTATAGTTGACGGTTAAGGCATTGGTTGTGACACCAGTCCGGGTGAAGGTGTAAACTAGGTTTGTTGTGCCGTCTTCAGCTACACTACTGGGCGTGACTGCTAAAGTAACGCTCGTATCATCATTGAGAATGGTTCCAGTGACAGCGGTTGTCGTCCCAATGTTGTAACCTGTTCCGGTTGCTAAAGTTAAAGCAACGGTTTCATCAGTTTCAACTGTGGTGTCTGCTGTCGGGTCAATAGTTAAAGTGGCTGTAGTTGCACCTGCAGCAAAGGTAATTGTACCAGTTGTGGCTGTGAAACTTGCAGCACCAATTTGGGTGTAGTCGTTGTTGAAGGTCGCAGTTCCGCCCACATTATAGTTGACGGTCAGAGCATTGGTTGTGACACCAGTCCGGGTGAAGGTGTAAACTAGATTGGTTGTGCCATTTTCAGTTACACTACTGGGCGTGACTGCTAAAGTAACGCTGGTATCATCATTGAGAATGCTTCCAGTGACAGCGGTTGTCGTCCCAATGTTGTAACCTGTTCCAGTTGCTAGAGTTAAAGCAACGGTTTCATCAGTTTCAACTGTGGTGTCTGCTGTCGGGTCAATGGTGAGCGTTGCAGTGCTAGAACCTGCAGCAAAGGTAATTGTACCAGTTGTGGCTGTGAAACTGGCAGCACCAATTTGGGTGTAGTCGTTGTTGAAGGTCGCAGTTCCGCCTACATTATAGTTTACGGTGAGGGCATTGGCGATGAAACCGCTTCTGGTGAAGGTGTAAACTAGGTTGGTTGTGCCGTCTTCAGCTACACTACTGGGCGTGACTGCTAAAGTAACGCTCGTATCATCATTGAGAATGGTTCCAGTGACAGCGGTTGTCGTCCCAATGTTGTAACCTGTTCCGGTTGCTAAAGTTAAAGCAACGGTTTCATCAGTTTCAACTGTGGTGTCTGCTGTCGGGTCAATAGTTAAAGTGGCTGTAGTTGCACCTGCAGCAAAGGTAATTGTACCAGTTGTGGCTGTGAAACTGGCAGCACCAATTTGGGTGTAGTCGTTGTTGAAGGTCGCAGTTCCGCCTACATTATAGTTTACGGTGAGGGCATTGGCGATGAAACCGCTTCTGGTGAAGGTGTAAACTAGGTTGGTTGTGCCGTCTTCAGCTACACTACTGGGCGTGACTGCTAAAGTAACGCTCGTATCATCATTGAGAATGGTTCCAGTGACAGCGGTTGTCGTCCCAATGTTGTAACCTGTTCCGGTTGCTAAAGTTAAAGCAACGGTTTCATCAGTTTCAACTGTGGTGTCTGCTGTCGGGTCAATAGTTAAAGTGGCTGTAGTTGCACCTGCAGCAAAGGTAATTGTACCAGTTGTGGCTGTGAAACTTGCAGCACCAATTTGGCTGTAGTCGTTGTTGAAGGTCGCAGTTCCGCCTACATTATAGTTGACGGTGAGAGCATTGGCGATGAAACCAGTCCGGGTGAAGGTGTAAACTAGGTTGGTTGTGCCATTTTCAGCTACACTACTGGGCGTGACTGCTAAAGTAACGCTCGTATCATCATTGAGAATGGTTCCAGTGACAGCGGTTGTCGTCCCAATGTTGTAACCTGTTCCGGTTGCTAAAGTTAAAGCAACGGTTTCATCAGTTTCAACTGTGGTGTCTGCTGTCGGGTCAATGGTGAGCGTTGCAGTGCTAGAACCTGCAGCAAAGGTAATTGTACCAGTTGTGGCTGTGAAACTGGCAGCACCAATTTGGGTGTAGTCGTTGTTGAAGGTCGCAGTTCCGCCTACATTATAGTTTACGGTGAGGGCATTGGCGATGAAACCGCTTCTGGTGAAGGTGTAAACTAGGTTGGTTGTGCCGTCTTCAGCTACACTACTGGGCGTGACTGCTAAAGTAACGCTCGTATCATCATTGAGAATGGTTCCAGTGACAGCGGTTGTCGTCCCAATGTTGTAACCTGTTCCGGTTGCTAAAGTTAAAGCAACGGTTTCATCAGTTTCAACTGTGGTGTCTGCTGTCGGGTCAATAGTTAAAGTGGCTGTAGTTGCACCTGCAGCAAAGGTAATTGTACCAGTTGTGGCTGTGAAACTTGCAGCACCAATTTGGGTGTAGTCGTTGTTGAAGGTCGCAGTTCCGCCGACATTATAGTTGACGGTGAGGGCATTGGCGATGAAACCAGTCCGGGTGAAGGTGTAAACTAGATTGGTTGTGCCATCTTCATTTACACTACTGGGCGTGACTGCTAAAGTAACGCTCGTATCATCATTGAGAATGGTTCCAGTGACAGCGGTTGTCGTCCCAATGTTGTAACCTGTTCCGGTTGCTAAAGTTAAAGCAACGGTTTCATCAGTTTCAACTGTGGTGTCTGCTGTCGGGTCAATGGTGAGCGTTGCAGTGCTAGAACCTGCAGCAAAGGTAATTGTACCAGTTGTGGCTGTGAAACTGGCAGCACCAATTTGGGTGTAGTCGTTGTTGAAGGTCGCAGTTCCGCCTACATTATAGTTTACGGTGAGGGCATTGGCGATGAAACCGCTTCTGGTGAAGGTGTAAACTAGGTTGGTTGTGCCGTCTTCAGCTACACTGCTAGGCGCGACTGCTAAAGTAACGCTCGTATCATCATTGAGAATGGTTCCAGTGACAGCGGTTGTCGTCCCAATGGTGTAACCAGTGCCGGTTGCTAAAGTTAAAGCAACGGTTTCATCACTTTCAATGGTGGTATCTGCTGTCGGGTCAATGGTGAGAGTTGCAGTGCTACTACCTGCAGCAAAGGTAATGGTTTTGCCTGTTCCGGGTGTTGCACCTGTATAATCGCTACTATCGGCAGTCCCAGTGATGCCATAGTTGACGGTGAGGGCGTTGGTTGTCGCGCCTGAGCGGGTGAAGGTGTAAACTAGGTTGGTTGTGCCATTTTCTAGGACACTGGCTGGAGATAAGGCCAGCGTGATGAAGGGTAAACTTGAGTCGGTGCCAATGCTAAGTGACCAACCTCCGGTAATTGTCCCACTATCACCACCACCGTCATCATCGACGACGTAGAGACTCCAAACACCATTGGGATTGGTATTGTTGAATACGGATAAATCTGTCCCGTAAGTACCTCCCGGCGCTGGAGAGTTAAAAGTATCTCCAGATTCAAAATCTGTTGGGAGATAGGTGCCACTCGTTAGTTGTCCTTCATCTGACAAGGCTGCAGTTGCTGATGCATCGAAGGTGAAAGTAACATTGTTGAGGTCGCTTGAGCCACCTACATCTGACATTAAGATGATTTTGGCTCCAGTCGGTCCTACGAGTAGAATATCAATGTCATCCGCCCAAGTATGGTTGAGGTTGGTGAGGGTGACTTTGAGGTTGGCAATATTCCCACTCACACCAGAGACATTGATGGTTGAGGGGTAGGGATTGCTGGCTCCGGAAATCGGGATAGAGATAGCACCGGAGTTACTAAAACTGGCGTAAGTAAGTGCATCAATTTTACCATTGATAAAGTACTGCCCCAAACTGCCGTAATCTGTGTAGCCAGTAGAAAGAGGATCTCCTTTTCCCACCCCATCAATAGCTAAATAATACGTTCCAGCAACGACATTTGTTGTGATACTTGCAGAGAGTAAATCTGTGGGATTAGACGATGCAATTAAGGTACCAGCAGAATTATATAGCTGTGCCAAAATGTCTAGATTTGGTCCGCGACTGAAGGGATTCACTGTCAAGTTAAGCGCACCAGCACCCGTCGAAAAGCTATAGAAATCAATATCTGTATTGCGCTCGATAATGCCACTACCACTCCAAGACGTACCAGAAAGAGTCAGTGATTTTGCTGTGGCAATTGTATTACCAGTATCATCGACTCGGTAGCCAAACCCATTTTGGGTCGTAATAATTTGCAAATCATCTTCAGTATTGTTAGCGGAACTATACTGGCCTTTACTCCACTGGGATAGGTTCTGGGAGTACCCTACTCCCATAATCGGTGCCCAGCCAGTATCCCCACTACCATGTCCTCCGTAATATCCCTGTGTAGGGAGTCCGTCATGTCTGAGTCCCAGAGTATGTCCTACTTCATGAGAGATAGCTTCAGCCGTAGATTTTTCGCCGTCATACAAGCTGTCACTAAAGACGTAGGTGGGAGTATCACTATTCCAGTTGAAAGAATTAAGATAAGCGACTCCTCCAGCTCCAGAACCATACCAATCGGAACTGCTACCGCCGATAGCGACTCGCACACCCCAGCGAGTATCACCAGTCCCACTCTTAATCAAATCATTAATATCTGTTGGCGCCTGAGTTGTGACATTAACATTAAACGGGCTGAAATCCTCAACAACGCGCTGCCAGATATACTGGATTCGTTCAAGTTCAGCTGAGCTAAAAGAAGCTGTATTCCCGTCGAAGTCGTAAGCAGGAGTGAAGATGTTAGTCAGACCTTTGCTTGTGTTCCAGCTAGTACCAGTGGTGGTATGTCCGTTGAAATCTAAATAAATTGTGTGGTTAGCTCCTGCTAAACTGTTGAGGAAGAAAGTTTGAGATAAATCTAAAGTAGCTGATACAGCCTCTACTAACTGTTCCTGTTGATTATTGAATAACTTTGGATCGACTGGAGGAAGCGCACAGGATGAGCAACTACACCCTGTATTGTGTATATCGCTTGAAGGCTGTACAGATTGGACTTCTTCCGTTAAACTATTTCCTAGAACAACGCCAGCAAAATTCGCCCCTTTATTCCCAGACGTGTTGCTCTGATTAACCTGAGCATCAACAAAATTGCCAATTTCCTTTAACAGAAACGCATTAACTGTTTCTGGTTTTGCAGTTGTGACAAAACTAGCAGATAGATAAATCTTGTTAGTGCTACTGTCATAAGTACCATTAGCATTGTCAAGACTGTCACTGAGAATAACTTCAACTTTGGGAAATTGACTAAAATCCCCCGCTTGCCATTGAGAACGGAGATTAGCGGCGACGGTATGATTGTATTGCGTACCAAAAGCAGTCTCGAACAGATTCCAAAAGTTTTCTAAACCAGAAAAATCGCTGAGTTGGTTGTAGATCGGATTGAGGATATTACTCATGAAATGTAGGCTTCCTTATGTGGGGTAACGAATTTCAGTCATTGCAAACTGTGGGCTATAACTCTCAGTCAATTCCCAACCAAAAAATATTCAATTGCAACAGTCAACCCTCAACAGTGAAACGTCAAGGACTTTTTGATGTGAGTATTTGTCTTAGTAGCTGCTGTTTGTTGATTTGGTAAGCGCGTCACTAACCCTTCATTTGTCTCAGATGTAATCCTTTTCTGGATGATGTTTACGAATTCAGAAAAAGTATCGACGACATCTGTTATCTAATGCTTTTCCTAATGCTTTTCTAACTTCTGTAAATGCTGCTGAAAAAAAAATCAATATCCAATCACTGCTGCTGTGAGAAATTCTGCGCTACAGCTTGCACTTGAATTTAGGAAATATGTTGGGGTCAAAGGATTTTGGATACTTCTCTACGTTCGCGTAGCGTGTCGTAGACAGAGGCTACGCCAACGACTTCCCTGCGGGACGCTGCGCGAACGCTCAGTACAAGTTTTGGATTTTGGATTGACCCCGACCACAAGGGTCCAACAATTTTAGATTTTGGATTTTGAATTTTGGATTAAATCTAAAATCTAAAATTCTGCGGAGCCTGCAAGGTGCCGAAACAATCTAAAATCTAAAATTGGCTTGGTCAATAACGTTAACTGATGAGGATCTTATCCTCATTACTCATTTATGCAGCCCTGCTCGAATAGGGTTAGGCGGCTCAAAGCAAGTGGCTTCATTGGTAAAGGCTTGAACTAAATTTACCTTGGCTGACAGATTTTTTGTTTATTCCCTCCTTGCTACTTATTAAAAAATAGGTATATAAAATCACTGTAACTCGCTTATACCCTAAATGTGTGTTATCCATGATACAATTTTCAAGCGAATAATCATCGTCAAGTAGGGCAGGACTTACGCACTAGGCTATTCGTGGAGATCTATGCCCAACCCAAACCCTTGATTTTTCGTTACTCATGCGTAAGTCCTATATATATCAATACAGTTCAGTTAGGCTCGAATGATATACACTGTAGGGGCACGGCATCCAAAATTTTTTCTTCTAATGACAATTTTATTCGTGCCGTGCCCCTACGACAATTTTCCTTAACTGAACTGTATTGCTATATATATTTCCAGCGGATGAAAGCCGTTTCTCTCAAAGGCTAGATGGAATACCTGAGAAATTGGCTCACTATGACACTATGACTTGAAGGGTTAATTAACGGCTGTAGTGCTTTTGAACAAGAGGCAGCTTGAGCTTTTAACAAATGTAGGACATAACAAAATACAATGAACATAATATACGGAGAGCGTAAAATCCTTTCGCGTTTGCTAGCAGTGGTGCTTTCGACATTGCTAACAGTGCCATTGTTGACAAGCTGTGGCGGTGGTTCCCGAACTGCTTCGACACCGCCACCTGTTGATGACACCGTTGGCAGAACAGTCAGTGAACGTAATTTAGAAAATCAACCCCAAGCTAACAAGGGATTGAGTACAGGACAGAAAGTAGCAATTTTGGCAGGCGCCGCGGGACTTTACTACCTCTACAATCAGCATAAAAATGCTCAACAAGAAGGTGTTCAAGGTAAGTACTACCTTTCCAAGAACGGACGTGTATATTACCGCGATGCCGAACATCGCGCCCACTGGGTAACGCCACCATCAGAAGGAATCCGAGTACCTGAATCTGAAGCGCAAAAGTACCGAGACTTCCAAGGCTATAACGGGCGTTCTACAGGTCGGGATCTAAGTGGGATAACTTCCACCTCAGCACCAGCTTTTTAGATCAGCACAGGTCGGACACACCAAATTAAATCACAGCCAATTATATCATGGTAAATGACTTTTTGCAAAAGGCGAAGGATTTTCTCTTAGGCTCAAATGACACTCAAGATCAGCGAGAACCCGAATATCGCGATCGCCAAGTACGTCCAGCCAGCGAAGACCCCTACGGCGACCCCGCAGATCCAGCTTCCTACGGCGATGTTCGCCCAGCCAGCGAAGACCCCTACGGCGACCCCGCAGATCCAGCTTCCTACGGCGATGTTCGTCCAGCCAGCGAAGACCCCTACGGCGACCCCGCAGATCAAAATTTCCGTAACGTCCGCCCAGCGAGCGAAGACCCCTACGGCGACCCCGCAGATCAAGATTACCGCCGTTAACTTCCAGTTCCCCTCCTCGCAAGCGAGGAGGGGTTAGGGCTGGGGTCGCGACCAATTACAGTCTACTCAGTGTTAGAAAGTAAAGGTTGTACGCAAAGTACCAACGTAAACTGTGTCGTTCTTATCGTTGTTCTCAGGATTGAAGATTACCAACACACCAGGAGTAACCAGGATATTGTCGGATAACTTCACCTTATACAGACCTTCTAGGTGATAAGAAGTGCTACCATCTCTACCTGCTTTATCTATGCTACCACCAGTAACTTTGGGTGGTTGACCGAATACCAAGCCCAACACGTTACCTTCTCTACCAAAATCTTTCAAACCAACGGAAGCAGCCCAGTACCAAATATCTGCATCCTTACCCTTATTGGTACCGTTCAAAGCATTAGCAGTCGTGTATCCAGCCCAACCGCTAACAGTCAACTTCTCACTAGCTTGGAAGCTAGCTTCCAGACCGTAGTTGTTGGCTTCAGTTGTAGGAGAAACACCACCTGTTATAAAGGGATTATTGGCAAAGCTACTACCTGTGCTTTTAAACAAGCCAGAACCACTTCTACTTGGGTCAATTAGATAAGTGCGTGCATAGCTAAAAGCAACGCTTAAAGCTTGGTTTGGTTTGAAAGCTACCTGACCGAAGATGGTGCTATCACCGTTGAAAAGGCCATTATCAATTGCAGGATTATTAGCACCATTAGCACCGTTGTTTGTTGCGGGAGCCATATAAGCAGCGCTAAATGTCAACGGCCCTTGAGGAGTAAAGTTAACGGTTATACCGGCACCGTCACCTGCTTGGCGATAAATGGGGCTAAAGCGTCCGTAGCGGGAGAGAGCGCCTGAACCGCTGCTTCTAAAGTCAGGGTTGAAAACGTTAACGTTCTCATTCAACTCAGCACCAGTGGCGTCAATCTTGACACGTATTGAGTCGCTCAGGTTGAAAGCGTAGTTGAGTTTGTCAACTTCAACGCTGTTACTACTACCACCGTCATAACCCAAACGGGTCATGTTAGTACCAGTTGTACCATTGTTGCTGACGATATTCCGAGCTTGCAAACGAGTTTGCAACTGGTCTTTACCAGTGAAGCTGGTGTTGAAGCTCAAACGAACGCGGTTAGAGAAAGTGAGGTTAGAATCCAAGTTATTAGTTGGAGTACCAGAACGAACCGCTTGTTTATCGCCAAAAGCCTGAGATACGCTAAAAATTGCTTCCCCAGACAACTTGGTTGTAGTGGAGAACTGATTCGCTTCCAGTTGGGCGGTGCGGGCTTCTAGAGCATCAACTTGACCGCGCAGGGTTCCCAACTCCGCAGCAAATTCTTCTTGTAAACGCTGTAAAGTGGTTAGGTCTTGTTTGTTAACCAAATCAGCGCTAGCTGTGGCAATTAGTTCATTAACCCGATCTAAACACGCATTCAAACCGGCGGCAAATTCATAACGGGTTAAGGCACGATTCCCACGGAAAGTGGCGTTGGGATAACCTGCAATACAGCCATAGCGCTCAACTAAGGATTGCAAAGCTTGGAATGCCCAATCTGTAGGCTGTACATCCGAAAACTGGGAAACGGATGTAATTTGAGCCATGCTGTTAGACTCTTGAGACAGTTGGGCAACAGTTGTTGTTTTTTCGTTAACTTCACCAGCCAAAGCGCTGTTAGCAGCTACAAATGTCGCAGCTACAACAAGTGGACTGACCTTTACAAGATTCCAGAATGCTTTTGTCATCATTTTACTCTCACTCACACCTATTCTCAATTATAAAATTTCCCGATTTTTTTTGAAACTGGGAAATTTTACTCATGACCTCTTGACTCATCATAGTGACGTACTCCACACACTCCCTTTCAGGTGAGTGTGGGCTTCTCAGCGACTCTTCCATGAAGACATTGACTGAGCTTTAAGACTGTGCTAACCACGGTTCTTTGGTTAAGCCAAACAATTAGCTTTTATTTTAATAGGCTGCTTTTCAGCATTTAATTGGATTACACCTACTGGTTAAAATTATATCAAATATTTTGAAAAAAAAACAAGAAAGTGTTCAT
The Gloeotrichia echinulata CP02 DNA segment above includes these coding regions:
- a CDS encoding Calx-beta domain-containing protein translates to MSNILNPIYNQLSDFSGLENFWNLFETAFGTQYNHTVAANLRSQWQAGDFSQFPKVEVILSDSLDNANGTYDSSTNKIYLSASFVTTAKPETVNAFLLKEIGNFVDAQVNQSNTSGNKGANFAGVVLGNSLTEEVQSVQPSSDIHNTGCSCSSCALPPVDPKLFNNQQEQLVEAVSATLDLSQTFFLNSLAGANHTIYLDFNGHTTTGTSWNTSKGLTNIFTPAYDFDGNTASFSSAELERIQYIWQRVVEDFSPFNVNVTTQAPTDINDLIKSGTGDTRWGVRVAIGGSSSDWYGSGAGGVAYLNSFNWNSDTPTYVFSDSLYDGEKSTAEAISHEVGHTLGLRHDGLPTQGYYGGHGSGDTGWAPIMGVGYSQNLSQWSKGQYSSANNTEDDLQIITTQNGFGYRVDDTGNTIATAKSLTLSGTSWSGSGIIERNTDIDFYSFSTGAGALNLTVNPFSRGPNLDILAQLYNSAGTLIASSNPTDLLSASITTNVVAGTYYLAIDGVGKGDPLSTGYTDYGSLGQYFINGKIDALTYASFSNSGAISIPISGASNPYPSTINVSGVSGNIANLKVTLTNLNHTWADDIDILLVGPTGAKIILMSDVGGSSDLNNVTFTFDASATAALSDEGQLTSGTYLPTDFESGDTFNSPAPGGTYGTDLSVFNNTNPNGVWSLYVVDDDGGGDSGTITGGWSLSIGTDSSLPFITLALSPASVLENGTTNLVYTFTRSGATTNALTVNYGITGTADSSDYTGATPGTGKTITFAAGSSTATLTIDPTADTTIESDETVALTLATGTGYTIGTTTAVTGTILNDDTSVTLAVAPSSVAEDGTTNLVYTFTRSGFIANALTVNYNVGGTATFNNDYTQIGAASFTATTGTITFAAGSSTATLTIDPTADTTVETDETVALTLATGTGYNIGTTTAVTGTILNDDTSVTLAVTPSSVNEDGTTNLVYTFTRTGFIANALTVNYNVGGTATFNNDYTQIGAASFTATTGTITFAAGATTATLTIDPTADTTVETDETVALTLATGTGYNIGTTTAVTGTILNDDTSVTLAVTPSSVAEDGTTNLVYTFTRSGFIANALTVNYNVGGTATFNNDYTQIGAASFTATTGTITFAAGSSTATLTIDPTADTTVETDETVALTLATGTGYNIGTTTAVTGTILNDDTSVTLAVTPSSVAENGTTNLVYTFTRTGFIANALTVNYNVGGTATFNNDYSQIGAASFTATTGTITFAAGATTATLTIDPTADTTVETDETVALTLATGTGYNIGTTTAVTGTILNDDTSVTLAVTPSSVAEDGTTNLVYTFTRSGFIANALTVNYNVGGTATFNNDYTQIGAASFTATTGTITFAAGATTATLTIDPTADTTVETDETVALTLATGTGYNIGTTTAVTGTILNDDTSVTLAVTPSSVAEDGTTNLVYTFTRSGFIANALTVNYNVGGTATFNNDYTQIGAASFTATTGTITFAAGSSTATLTIDPTADTTVETDETVALTLATGTGYNIGTTTAVTGSILNDDTSVTLAVTPSSVTENGTTNLVYTFTRTGVTTNALTVNYNVGGTATFNNDYTQIGAASFTATTGTITFAAGATTATLTIDPTADTTVETDETVALTLATGTGYNIGTTTAVTGTILNDDTSVTLAVTPSSVAEDGTTNLVYTFTRTGVTTNALTVNYNVGGTATFNNDYTQIGAASFTTTTGTITFAAGSSTATLTIDPTADTTVETDETVALTLATGTGYNIGTTTAVTGSILNDDTSVTLAVTPSSVTENGTTNLVYTFTRTGVTTNALTVNYNVGGTATFNNDYTQIGAASFTATTGTITFAAGSSTATLTIDPTADTTVETDETVALTLATGTGYNIGTTTAVTGSILNDDTSVTLAVAPSSVNEDGTTNLVYTFTRTGFIANALTVNYNVGGTATFNNDYTQIGAASFTATTGTITFAAGATTATLTIDPTADTTVETDETVALTLATGTGYNIGTTTAVTGTILNDDTSVTLAVTPSSVAEDGTTNLVYTFTRTGVTTNALTVNYNVGGTATFNNDYTQIGAASFTTTTGTITFAAGSSTATLTIDPTADTTVETDETVALTLATGTGYNIGTTTAVTGSILNDDTSVTLAVTPSSVTEDGTTNLVYTFTRSGFIANALTVNYNVGGTATFNSDYTQIGAASFTATTGTITFAAGSSTATLTIDPTADTTVETDETVALTLATGTGYNIGTTTAVTGSILNDDVTVTLAIAPSSVAEDGTTNLVYTFTRSGFIANALTVNYNVGGTATFNNDYTQIGAASFTATTGTITFAAGSSTATLTIDPTPDTTYESDETVALTLATGTGYNIGTTTAVTGTILNNDFQPTINLSASQTLVEGNTSPQNASYTVTLSNASSQTITVNYATANGSATAGLDYTSTTGTLTFNPGVTSQVINIPILNDSINEANETFTLTLTSPTNASLGTTTTVTTTLTDTLTASVTTTLPANVENLTLTGTAAINGTGNAGDNILKGNSGNNILSGGDGNDTYVFVATSALGTDTITETTTGGTDTLNFTGTTAAVNVNLGVTTSQTVNSNLKLIFSANNVIENVTGGTGNDRITGNTLNNTLIGGDGNDQLQGLGGDDVLWGGNGNDILTGGTGNDTYLFQSNGVFTSSLGVDYITQFDVGLDNIVLSKTTFNAVTNTVGQALTDFAVVSDDEFVNASDARIVFSQSSGSLFYNQDGNVLGTGTVFEFARLGNPDITLAASNFSLIA
- a CDS encoding translation initiation factor codes for the protein MVNDFLQKAKDFLLGSNDTQDQREPEYRDRQVRPASEDPYGDPADPASYGDVRPASEDPYGDPADPASYGDVRPASEDPYGDPADQNFRNVRPASEDPYGDPADQDYRR
- a CDS encoding iron uptake porin, encoding MTKAFWNLVKVSPLVVAATFVAANSALAGEVNEKTTTVAQLSQESNSMAQITSVSQFSDVQPTDWAFQALQSLVERYGCIAGYPNATFRGNRALTRYEFAAGLNACLDRVNELIATASADLVNKQDLTTLQRLQEEFAAELGTLRGQVDALEARTAQLEANQFSTTTKLSGEAIFSVSQAFGDKQAVRSGTPTNNLDSNLTFSNRVRLSFNTSFTGKDQLQTRLQARNIVSNNGTTGTNMTRLGYDGGSSNSVEVDKLNYAFNLSDSIRVKIDATGAELNENVNVFNPDFRSSGSGALSRYGRFSPIYRQAGDGAGITVNFTPQGPLTFSAAYMAPATNNGANGANNPAIDNGLFNGDSTIFGQVAFKPNQALSVAFSYARTYLIDPSRSGSGLFKSTGSSFANNPFITGGVSPTTEANNYGLEASFQASEKLTVSGWAGYTTANALNGTNKGKDADIWYWAASVGLKDFGREGNVLGLVFGQPPKVTGGSIDKAGRDGSTSYHLEGLYKVKLSDNILVTPGVLVIFNPENNDKNDTVYVGTLRTTFTF